Proteins encoded within one genomic window of Coraliomargarita sinensis:
- a CDS encoding sulfatase family protein: MNRQNLLKLIATLCILTKPLPAEDPTPKAARPNIVWIMAEDISTELSCYGHPAVETPHLDGLARQGVRYTRAFATAPSCTPSRNAMMTGVYQTRTDTQDQRRSIGTLPEGIQPITHLLRKAGYYTALGCGYSAKTDLNFEAAPLFDGDDWSQREAGQPFFAQITLFITHRQPGSGWREVREASESPVAVDEVELPPYFPDHPVCRRDWAEYLDSIEKMDAQVGEILDRLKSEGIEDNTVVVFIGDNGRCHLRGKCWLYDPGIQVPLILRWPGQLAPGMVNHDLVSLIDISATILDLAGASLPAYLDGHPILGPDARKREQIFAARDRIDEVTDRIRCVRTERFKYIRNYNPENGYRECRYVQKHRPMLPVIKKLNARGELTQAQQLFLAETKPKEELYDLKADPHELDNLAKSPAHQQTLNELRTRLDAWIADTQDKGLINEPPVAP, encoded by the coding sequence ATGAACCGCCAGAATTTACTCAAATTAATTGCCACGCTATGTATCCTAACCAAGCCACTTCCGGCTGAAGATCCGACTCCGAAAGCCGCGCGGCCCAACATCGTTTGGATTATGGCCGAAGACATCAGTACGGAGCTGTCGTGCTACGGTCACCCGGCGGTGGAGACGCCCCATCTGGACGGCCTGGCCCGGCAGGGCGTGCGCTACACCCGGGCCTTTGCCACCGCACCATCCTGCACGCCATCACGCAATGCCATGATGACTGGCGTCTACCAGACGCGGACGGACACCCAGGACCAGCGTAGAAGTATCGGCACACTCCCCGAAGGCATCCAGCCGATCACCCACTTACTGCGTAAGGCGGGCTACTATACCGCTCTTGGCTGCGGCTACTCGGCTAAGACCGACCTGAATTTCGAAGCAGCCCCGCTCTTTGACGGTGACGACTGGTCCCAAAGGGAAGCAGGCCAGCCTTTCTTTGCTCAGATTACCTTATTCATCACCCACCGCCAGCCGGGCTCGGGCTGGCGTGAGGTTCGCGAGGCATCGGAATCCCCGGTTGCAGTCGACGAGGTCGAGTTACCCCCCTACTTTCCCGACCACCCGGTGTGTCGACGGGACTGGGCCGAATATCTCGACAGCATCGAAAAGATGGACGCACAGGTCGGTGAAATTTTGGACCGGTTAAAGAGCGAAGGCATTGAAGATAACACGGTCGTGGTCTTTATCGGCGATAACGGGCGCTGTCATCTACGCGGGAAATGCTGGCTTTACGATCCGGGCATTCAGGTACCGCTCATCCTCCGCTGGCCCGGGCAGCTGGCCCCGGGAATGGTCAACCATGATTTGGTCAGCTTGATCGACATCTCGGCAACCATACTTGATCTTGCGGGCGCCAGTCTCCCGGCCTACCTCGACGGGCACCCTATCCTGGGGCCCGACGCCCGGAAACGGGAGCAGATCTTCGCTGCCCGCGACCGGATCGACGAAGTGACGGACCGCATACGCTGTGTCCGCACCGAACGCTTCAAATACATCCGCAATTATAATCCTGAAAACGGTTACCGCGAATGCCGCTACGTGCAGAAGCACCGCCCGATGCTGCCGGTCATCAAAAAACTGAATGCCCGGGGTGAACTGACGCAGGCCCAGCAGCTGTTTCTGGCCGAAACCAAGCCGAAGGAAGAACTATACGACCTGAAAGCCGACCCGCACGAGCTGGACAATCTCGCCAAGTCGCCGGCGCACCAGCAAACGCTTAACGAGCTGAGGACCCGACTCGACGCCTGGATCGCCGACACGCAGGACAAAGGACTTATCAACGAGCCGCCTGTCGCACCATAA
- a CDS encoding DUF3592 domain-containing protein produces the protein MLQLNVSQKKMIRYIILLSIFLAGIWLIAFSLSPLDNQTHSETWQTAQAVITSSEIKKHQTRRKAPGSSKYKTRITYQPRLTYVYAIDGSEYQGDRLDFSHRSYSDMQVAKKVQGTYPVGREIEIFYNPENPSESVIIRDGKMIFPLTFFGILLSSWAAWRIVKPLIGKKF, from the coding sequence GTGCTACAACTCAACGTCAGTCAAAAGAAAATGATCCGGTACATCATTCTACTCTCAATCTTTTTAGCAGGGATTTGGCTCATAGCTTTCTCATTAAGCCCGCTGGATAACCAGACCCATTCAGAGACCTGGCAGACGGCTCAGGCGGTGATTACTTCTTCTGAAATAAAGAAGCACCAAACACGGAGGAAGGCACCGGGAAGCTCCAAGTACAAAACCAGAATTACCTATCAACCAAGACTGACATACGTCTACGCTATCGACGGAAGCGAATACCAGGGGGATCGACTGGATTTTTCCCATCGATCCTATTCAGACATGCAGGTGGCAAAAAAAGTCCAGGGCACTTACCCGGTCGGAAGAGAAATTGAAATTTTTTATAACCCGGAAAATCCTTCAGAATCCGTCATCATTCGAGACGGAAAAATGATCTTCCCCCTAACATTTTTTGGAATACTATTAAGCAGTTGGGCTGCCTGGCGCATCGTTAAGCCACTGATTGGAAAAAAGTTCTAG
- a CDS encoding NUDIX domain-containing protein encodes MRFIRTAARALIIRQKKLLTIKMRDKTGIFYILPGGGQRHGETLREGLERECLEEIGTRVEVGELLYVREYIGKNHEFRHAHRAFHQVENVFRCSLPDPDGIGPGSEHDKKQIGVEWIPLDELKDRRFLPEVIKAHFTDKGFDPGSNYLGDVN; translated from the coding sequence ATGCGATTTATTCGAACAGCTGCCCGCGCGCTCATCATCCGCCAGAAAAAACTGCTCACCATCAAGATGCGTGATAAGACCGGTATTTTCTACATCCTGCCGGGTGGAGGACAGCGCCACGGCGAAACTCTCCGCGAGGGCTTGGAGCGCGAGTGCCTGGAGGAAATCGGCACCCGGGTCGAGGTCGGCGAGCTCCTCTACGTACGCGAGTACATCGGCAAAAACCACGAATTCCGCCATGCCCACCGCGCCTTTCATCAGGTGGAAAACGTTTTCCGCTGCAGCCTGCCCGATCCAGACGGCATCGGCCCGGGGAGCGAGCACGACAAGAAACAGATCGGTGTGGAATGGATCCCTCTCGACGAGTTGAAAGACCGCCGTTTTCTACCCGAAGTGATCAAAGCGCATTTCACCGACAAGGGTTTTGACCCCGGCTCCAATTATCTTGGCGACGTCAATTAA
- a CDS encoding SDR family NAD(P)-dependent oxidoreductase, whose translation MMLAIDLKNQRCVVTGVTSGIGAAIARVLAQAGCHVAGCGRSPGDSAGARKFIESVEAQGRKAVYLTADLSDKRAPNRFIEEASEALGGIDLLVSNAGRNVFEGAKDCSEDAWEECMNLDLASHWRLAQAARPHLARAEPGVILIIGSNHAWSSIPGCFPYNVAKAGLLGLVQSLAIEWGPEIRTVGIAPGFIDTAGNQTWFDSFPDSAAERARTEAMHPVGRIGTVDEIGQLCAYLASPMAGFISGTTLCVDGGRSALMQDG comes from the coding sequence ATCATGCTCGCAATCGACCTTAAGAATCAACGTTGCGTCGTCACCGGTGTGACAAGTGGGATCGGTGCCGCCATTGCAAGAGTGCTGGCGCAGGCTGGCTGTCATGTGGCCGGTTGCGGGCGCAGCCCTGGAGATTCAGCGGGTGCGCGCAAATTTATCGAATCGGTCGAAGCGCAGGGGCGGAAGGCGGTCTATCTGACGGCCGACCTTTCGGACAAGCGTGCGCCAAACCGCTTTATCGAAGAAGCGTCCGAGGCTTTGGGCGGTATCGATCTGCTGGTATCAAATGCCGGCAGAAATGTTTTTGAAGGGGCGAAGGACTGTAGCGAGGACGCATGGGAAGAATGTATGAACCTCGACCTCGCATCGCACTGGCGTCTCGCTCAGGCCGCACGGCCGCATCTTGCCCGGGCCGAGCCCGGTGTCATCCTTATCATTGGTTCGAACCACGCCTGGAGCAGCATTCCCGGCTGCTTCCCTTACAATGTAGCCAAGGCCGGCCTGCTTGGGCTGGTGCAATCGCTCGCCATCGAGTGGGGCCCTGAGATTCGTACCGTGGGCATCGCCCCCGGCTTTATTGATACTGCGGGCAACCAGACTTGGTTCGACTCCTTCCCGGATTCCGCCGCCGAACGTGCGCGCACGGAGGCCATGCACCCGGTCGGGCGCATCGGCACGGTCGATGAAATCGGCCAGCTTTGTGCCTATCTCGCCTCACCCATGGCCGGCTTTATTTCCGGCACCACGCTCTGCGTGGACGGGGGGCGCAGCGCCTTGATGCAGGACGGTTGA
- a CDS encoding FtsW/RodA/SpoVE family cell cycle protein yields the protein MSVYRRIFSKQYQRLMYPGGEMRFDIINPLSILLLCGIGVLFIYSAQFSHDDGGDWKKQIFWITMGLTVYTVIGSINYKIFLEYAHFIYMAGIVGLLLTNEHSPVSVEMMGARRWIDVGITTVQPTEGAKIGTLIMGASILARSEIGSVRDSLWALGKVAFVFLLPMLLIFLQPDLGSSLVFPPMVFALLYVSRLSEKFFLSAIAIFAIALVALGVDIYGYSQHLEKQRVAETAGETFSEEYRSLLPIRNYQRNRILTFVAPDVVDPSGTGASWNANQAKISAATGGATGKGLFNGTQAQLGYLPQAVAHNDFIFSVIAEETGFLGSAFVVGLFCLMVANGIRIAGLARDRFGMQLAVGVSVLFLVHFFINIGMTIGITPITGLPLPFLSYGGSFVLSCFILQGLVQSVYRYRKDFS from the coding sequence GTGTCCGTCTACCGCCGCATTTTCAGTAAACAATACCAGCGCCTGATGTATCCGGGCGGGGAGATGCGCTTTGATATCATCAATCCGCTGAGCATTCTGCTGCTCTGTGGAATCGGGGTACTTTTCATCTACTCGGCCCAATTCTCCCACGACGACGGCGGCGACTGGAAAAAACAGATTTTCTGGATCACGATGGGCCTGACGGTCTACACCGTGATCGGCTCGATCAACTACAAGATTTTCCTGGAATACGCCCATTTTATCTACATGGCGGGGATCGTCGGGCTACTCCTGACCAACGAGCACAGCCCTGTCAGCGTGGAAATGATGGGCGCGCGGCGCTGGATTGATGTGGGCATCACAACGGTTCAACCCACGGAGGGGGCCAAGATCGGCACACTGATCATGGGGGCCAGCATCCTCGCCCGCTCGGAGATCGGCTCGGTGCGGGATTCGCTCTGGGCGCTGGGTAAAGTGGCCTTCGTATTTTTGCTGCCTATGCTATTGATTTTCCTTCAGCCGGACCTAGGCTCATCACTTGTTTTTCCACCCATGGTGTTCGCCTTGCTATATGTTTCCCGCTTGTCGGAGAAATTTTTCCTCAGCGCGATTGCGATTTTCGCGATCGCTTTGGTCGCGCTGGGCGTGGACATTTATGGCTACAGCCAACATCTTGAAAAACAGCGGGTTGCGGAGACGGCCGGAGAAACCTTCTCCGAAGAGTACCGTTCCCTGCTGCCCATTCGCAACTACCAAAGAAACCGGATCCTGACCTTCGTCGCCCCCGACGTGGTGGATCCTAGTGGCACCGGCGCAAGCTGGAATGCCAACCAAGCAAAAATTTCTGCCGCGACCGGCGGAGCGACCGGCAAGGGCCTGTTTAACGGGACCCAGGCCCAGCTCGGCTATCTCCCCCAAGCGGTGGCACACAATGATTTCATCTTCTCCGTGATCGCGGAGGAAACAGGCTTTCTTGGAAGCGCGTTCGTCGTCGGGTTGTTTTGCCTGATGGTCGCCAACGGCATACGTATTGCCGGACTCGCAAGAGACAGATTTGGAATGCAACTGGCGGTCGGCGTCAGTGTGCTGTTCCTCGTCCACTTCTTCATCAACATTGGCATGACTATCGGCATCACCCCGATCACCGGACTCCCGCTTCCGTTTTTAAGTTACGGAGGCTCCTTTGTTCTGAGCTGCTTCATTCTTCAAGGACTCGTGCAAAGTGTATACCGGTATCGGAAGGATTTCTCATGA
- a CDS encoding RraA family protein: MVLPTNDPERFELCRRELFTAVVGDVMDTLGYTHQFLPPQVQPLRDDMVVVGRAMPVLETDDFSAHEGPGRAGGDLNQPFGLMLRALDDLQRDEVYICTGASPRYALWGELMSTAARNRGAAGAVVDGYSRDTRGILELNFPTFSYGRYAQDQRPRGKVIDFRCTIEIQGVRIQPGDIVFGDIDGVCVVPKTIEEEVLTKALEKAQGEKEVFKAIKGGMGAQAAWDKFGIM; encoded by the coding sequence ATGGTACTTCCTACTAACGATCCCGAGCGTTTTGAGCTGTGCCGCCGAGAACTCTTCACTGCGGTGGTGGGCGATGTTATGGACACCCTCGGCTACACCCATCAATTCCTGCCGCCCCAGGTTCAGCCCTTGCGCGACGATATGGTCGTGGTTGGTCGCGCCATGCCGGTGCTTGAAACGGACGACTTCAGCGCTCACGAAGGCCCCGGTCGTGCCGGAGGCGACTTGAATCAGCCTTTCGGGCTGATGCTCCGGGCACTGGACGATTTGCAGCGGGATGAAGTTTACATCTGCACCGGTGCTTCGCCCAGGTATGCACTCTGGGGCGAGCTGATGAGCACGGCGGCACGCAACCGCGGCGCGGCGGGAGCCGTCGTGGACGGTTATTCACGTGATACCCGCGGCATTCTGGAGCTGAATTTCCCCACCTTTTCCTATGGTCGCTACGCTCAGGACCAGCGTCCGCGTGGCAAGGTGATCGACTTTCGCTGTACCATCGAGATTCAGGGCGTACGAATCCAGCCGGGCGACATCGTCTTTGGTGATATTGACGGCGTCTGTGTGGTGCCCAAGACGATTGAAGAGGAAGTGCTGACAAAAGCTCTGGAAAAAGCACAGGGAGAAAAGGAAGTCTTCAAGGCGATCAAAGGGGGCATGGGTGCACAGGCGGCCTGGGATAAATTTGGTATCATGTAA
- the eda gene encoding bifunctional 4-hydroxy-2-oxoglutarate aldolase/2-dehydro-3-deoxy-phosphogluconate aldolase: MIDRILAKQIVPVVVLDDAEKAEPLAEALLAADLDIIEITFRTDAAEESIRRIAKRFPELLLGAGTLLDNDQVKRARDAGAVFGLAPGLNPKTIATAREVGLAFSPGVMTPSEVEQALSLDCKLLKFFPAEAAGGVKMLKSLAGPYAHTGVKFTPTGGITAGNLQDYLKLPVVAAIGGSWMVNPALIKDNNWSEITRLTREALDLAAQP, from the coding sequence ATGATCGATCGAATACTTGCCAAACAAATCGTACCAGTCGTCGTACTGGACGATGCGGAGAAAGCCGAACCGCTGGCCGAAGCCCTGCTCGCCGCTGATTTGGACATTATTGAAATCACTTTCCGCACCGATGCCGCGGAGGAATCGATCCGTCGCATTGCCAAGCGTTTTCCGGAACTTCTGCTCGGCGCAGGGACGCTCCTGGATAACGACCAGGTGAAGCGCGCCCGCGACGCAGGGGCGGTCTTCGGATTAGCTCCCGGCCTCAATCCTAAAACCATCGCAACCGCCCGTGAAGTTGGTTTGGCATTCTCGCCCGGGGTCATGACTCCCAGCGAAGTCGAGCAGGCGCTGTCACTGGACTGCAAACTCCTGAAGTTTTTCCCGGCCGAAGCAGCCGGCGGGGTCAAAATGCTGAAGTCGCTGGCCGGACCGTATGCCCACACCGGCGTCAAATTCACTCCGACCGGAGGCATCACCGCCGGTAATTTGCAGGACTACCTCAAGCTGCCCGTGGTGGCGGCCATCGGTGGCTCGTGGATGGTGAATCCTGCTTTAATCAAAGACAATAATTGGTCCGAGATCACCCGCCTGACCCGCGAAGCGCTGGATCTGGCGGCACAGCCATAA
- a CDS encoding tetratricopeptide repeat protein produces MSLSLIGVVVTSVAWAQTSVADRRLADIAMKEERIYKKIAEDPEFYSTDDIERHVTDLIGAYSAYLIDHPNDVNALILYGKLLRRVEQYEEAFSAFLKADEIDPNIAVVKQQIGTHLAEGGKAKAALPFYLRAVELEPETAVYHFALGQLLQEFRTVYIDDGIFTRDALEREMLKAFKKAASLEPEAFDLQMRLGEAYYDLSSPDWKSALLHWNRMHKEADDPLRVEILNLHRARVMGKLGRTNQAIELARNVQTPSLQKSKQQVLDEIAQH; encoded by the coding sequence ATGTCTCTATCTCTCATCGGCGTCGTGGTGACAAGTGTTGCGTGGGCTCAAACCAGCGTGGCGGACAGGCGCCTGGCCGACATCGCGATGAAAGAAGAGCGGATCTACAAAAAGATCGCGGAGGATCCCGAATTTTACAGCACCGACGATATTGAGCGCCATGTGACGGACCTGATCGGCGCTTACAGCGCCTACCTGATCGACCACCCCAATGACGTGAATGCCCTCATCCTTTACGGGAAGCTGCTCCGTCGGGTGGAGCAATACGAGGAAGCGTTCAGCGCCTTTCTCAAAGCGGACGAGATCGATCCCAACATCGCGGTGGTCAAACAACAGATCGGCACCCACCTGGCTGAGGGCGGCAAGGCAAAAGCGGCCCTGCCCTTTTACCTGCGCGCAGTCGAACTGGAACCGGAAACGGCGGTTTATCATTTCGCACTGGGGCAACTCCTGCAGGAATTCCGCACCGTTTACATCGATGACGGTATCTTTACCCGTGACGCTCTGGAGCGGGAAATGCTGAAAGCTTTCAAAAAGGCAGCGAGTCTCGAACCGGAAGCCTTCGATCTGCAAATGCGACTGGGCGAAGCCTACTACGACCTCAGCAGCCCCGATTGGAAGTCCGCACTGCTGCACTGGAACCGAATGCACAAGGAGGCCGATGACCCACTGAGGGTCGAAATTCTTAATCTGCACCGCGCCCGGGTCATGGGCAAGCTCGGCCGGACCAACCAGGCCATCGAGCTCGCCCGGAATGTGCAAACACCCAGCCTGCAAAAATCAAAGCAGCAGGTACTGGATGAGATCGCGCAGCACTGA
- a CDS encoding mandelate racemase/muconate lactonizing enzyme family protein, translating into MKITEVKVWLVEGVKYNWTMIKVVTDTGETGVGEATNWPGSPIIEAAARHVGERVIGLDPMRTDFIWQKLYRDLNWIGPYGASMCAISGLDMALLDLKGKVLGVPCYQLLGGAFRDRVRLYANYWFTGGGHSSEDYARQAKRVKALGFTGLKFDPFAHTNYLYGEDLHTELTLTPEEQDRAYEVTKAVREAVGPEFDMMIETHAMLNFEIAVKMAERLAPLGVTWYEEPAGPESADTLKAFRDRLPSSVPICVGERHYTRHGFRPVLEKHICDIIMPDITRCGGPSEMKRIATMAEAYGVLLAPHNPNGPLSTLASAHVCASVPNFFRCEFMFNDVPWRDACISHPLDVRDGYLHLSERPGLGVDLVEAELEKHPGIRDLKARENFYV; encoded by the coding sequence ATGAAAATTACGGAAGTTAAAGTCTGGCTCGTCGAGGGGGTTAAATACAACTGGACGATGATCAAAGTCGTTACCGATACGGGCGAAACCGGCGTCGGGGAGGCGACAAACTGGCCGGGCAGTCCTATCATCGAGGCAGCCGCCCGTCATGTGGGCGAGCGGGTGATCGGGCTCGATCCGATGCGTACCGACTTTATCTGGCAGAAGCTCTATCGTGACCTCAACTGGATCGGACCCTACGGGGCCTCCATGTGTGCGATCAGCGGGCTTGATATGGCGCTGCTCGACCTCAAGGGCAAGGTACTCGGCGTGCCGTGCTACCAGTTACTTGGTGGGGCCTTCCGCGATCGGGTCCGGCTGTATGCCAACTACTGGTTTACCGGTGGCGGCCACAGCTCTGAGGATTACGCCAGGCAGGCCAAGCGGGTGAAAGCACTGGGCTTTACCGGCCTGAAGTTCGATCCTTTTGCCCACACCAACTATCTCTACGGTGAGGACCTGCATACGGAGCTGACGCTGACACCCGAGGAACAGGATCGTGCTTACGAAGTGACGAAGGCTGTGCGCGAAGCCGTTGGTCCGGAATTCGACATGATGATCGAGACCCACGCTATGCTCAACTTCGAGATCGCGGTCAAGATGGCGGAGCGCCTGGCCCCGCTCGGGGTGACCTGGTACGAGGAACCAGCAGGTCCGGAGAGTGCCGATACGCTTAAGGCTTTTCGCGATCGTTTACCCTCTAGTGTTCCGATTTGTGTGGGCGAGCGGCACTACACCCGGCACGGCTTCCGCCCTGTTCTGGAAAAGCATATTTGTGATATCATTATGCCGGACATCACCCGCTGCGGCGGTCCCAGTGAGATGAAGCGTATTGCCACCATGGCCGAGGCCTATGGCGTGCTCCTGGCTCCGCACAATCCGAACGGGCCGCTCAGCACCTTGGCCAGCGCCCATGTCTGTGCCTCGGTGCCGAACTTCTTCCGCTGTGAGTTCATGTTCAATGACGTGCCCTGGCGCGATGCCTGCATCTCACATCCGTTGGATGTACGGGACGGTTACCTGCATCTCTCAGAGCGTCCGGGCCTCGGTGTCGACTTGGTCGAAGCGGAGTTGGAGAAACATCCCGGGATCCGTGATCTTAAAGCTAGAGAGAATTTTTACGTCTAA
- a CDS encoding GNAT family acetyltransferase gives MKIRPYEDSDEQAIVQLWFDCGLVAPQNNPICDIQRKLKVNPEWFLVGLKEEEIVASCMVGYEGHRGWINYLAVKPCEQRKGYAKRIMEEAERLLREAGCPKINLQVRSTNLEVIKFYESIGFSDDSVTSLGKRLEADEPL, from the coding sequence ATGAAAATAAGACCGTATGAAGATTCTGACGAGCAGGCTATCGTCCAGCTTTGGTTCGATTGCGGCTTAGTCGCACCACAAAATAATCCGATTTGCGACATTCAGCGAAAACTGAAAGTGAATCCAGAATGGTTCTTGGTCGGGTTGAAAGAAGAGGAAATTGTTGCTTCTTGCATGGTCGGATATGAAGGCCACCGCGGATGGATCAATTATCTAGCGGTGAAGCCGTGCGAACAAAGAAAGGGATACGCGAAGAGAATAATGGAAGAAGCAGAGCGCCTTCTTCGAGAGGCGGGTTGTCCGAAGATTAATCTCCAAGTAAGAAGCACCAATTTAGAAGTAATCAAATTTTATGAGAGTATTGGGTTCAGCGATGACTCAGTCACTAGCCTTGGCAAGCGTCTCGAAGCTGATGAACCCCTTTAA
- a CDS encoding metal-dependent transcriptional regulator, with protein sequence MPSSTVEDYIKQIYLLEEKTSQVEIPMGQVAGALGVVPGTATTMVKALADAGLVEYAPRVGVQLTDPGRKLALHVLRRHRLIEQFLVEVLGFDWSEVHEEAEQLEHVVSDLLLDRMDQYLGHPTEDPHGDPIPSAEGELSVGSVHSLADCELDREFEVERIRDQDTGFLNYIASAGLNPGIKVKVTARNPSAESVQVDVGPGDQHSLGFGAAAKVMVRQAAR encoded by the coding sequence ATGCCCAGCTCTACCGTCGAAGATTACATCAAGCAGATTTATCTGCTGGAGGAAAAGACCTCCCAAGTCGAAATTCCTATGGGACAGGTCGCGGGAGCCCTCGGCGTGGTGCCGGGCACGGCCACCACCATGGTCAAGGCCCTCGCGGATGCCGGACTGGTGGAATATGCGCCCCGTGTCGGCGTGCAACTAACCGACCCGGGCCGGAAGCTCGCGCTCCACGTGCTTCGTCGTCATCGTTTGATCGAGCAGTTTCTCGTCGAGGTGCTTGGCTTCGACTGGTCCGAGGTACACGAGGAGGCCGAGCAACTGGAGCACGTCGTGTCCGACCTTTTACTGGACCGGATGGATCAATACCTTGGTCATCCCACGGAAGATCCACACGGCGACCCCATCCCGTCGGCGGAGGGTGAGCTGTCTGTCGGTAGCGTGCATTCATTGGCCGACTGCGAGCTCGACAGGGAGTTCGAAGTCGAGCGTATCCGTGATCAGGACACCGGATTTTTGAACTACATCGCTTCTGCCGGCCTCAATCCCGGGATTAAAGTCAAAGTGACTGCCCGGAATCCAAGTGCCGAGTCCGTGCAGGTCGACGTCGGCCCCGGTGATCAGCACAGCCTCGGGTTTGGAGCTGCCGCCAAGGTTATGGTGCGACAGGCGGCTCGTTGA
- a CDS encoding Rne/Rng family ribonuclease: MQNTTETSEKNSDDKFTEELTSAPAEKKAERIDTRELKDKAAEREKKQPIITRIAKAIKREKKAYTELIINSEPLEKRVALLKDGVLEKFEVERTGEAREVGAIFKGRIQNLEPGLKAAFVDIGEEKNAFLHYWDILPAAKDNSIEVVRDNKSEKQRKREAEKVTIKDIPKLYPVGSEIVIQITKGQIGTKGPRTTTNIALPGRFLVLMPHTGTLGISRKIDDKKERSRLKGILRDLTLPEGMGIIVRTAGEGKKARYFIRDLHILLKRWEVIQQRIEASKKPTCLYVEPDIVGRTVRDFLTEEIDRVMVDKKDDYDNIIEEVTRISPRSKSKIHRFAEDIPVFERFNIERQIEQTFMRCVPLPSGGEIVIEETEALISIDVNTGSHKNKSKDGKDFILQVNLEAATEIARQIRLRNIGGLIILDFIDMKAKKDRNAVYNRMKREMAGDKAKNHILQISTLGIMQMTRQRHSESHSSGVYTDCPYCNGRGSVKSSRTMSVEIQRRLISVIRHMRAKDGHDKEISLRVLLHPTNLDRLRHEDEDLLLEIEQSYGAHLSFRADPIYHVENFKIIDVETGQEQR, translated from the coding sequence ATGCAAAATACTACCGAAACATCTGAAAAAAACAGCGACGACAAATTCACTGAAGAATTGACCTCGGCTCCGGCCGAGAAAAAGGCCGAGCGCATCGACACGCGCGAACTCAAGGACAAGGCGGCCGAACGCGAGAAAAAGCAGCCCATCATCACCCGGATCGCCAAGGCGATCAAACGGGAGAAGAAGGCCTACACGGAGCTGATCATCAACTCCGAGCCACTGGAAAAGCGGGTTGCCCTGCTCAAGGACGGTGTGCTGGAGAAGTTCGAAGTCGAACGCACCGGCGAGGCCCGCGAGGTCGGCGCTATTTTCAAGGGCCGCATCCAGAACCTGGAGCCGGGCCTGAAAGCCGCTTTCGTGGACATCGGCGAGGAGAAAAACGCCTTCCTCCACTACTGGGATATTCTCCCGGCAGCCAAGGACAACTCGATCGAAGTCGTGCGTGACAATAAGTCCGAGAAGCAGCGTAAGCGCGAAGCCGAGAAGGTCACGATCAAGGACATTCCGAAGCTGTATCCTGTCGGCAGCGAAATCGTGATCCAAATCACCAAGGGACAGATCGGGACCAAGGGCCCACGCACCACCACCAATATCGCCCTGCCCGGCCGCTTTCTCGTACTCATGCCGCACACCGGCACACTGGGCATCTCCCGCAAGATCGACGACAAGAAGGAGCGCAGCCGCCTGAAAGGCATCCTGCGCGACCTCACCCTGCCCGAGGGCATGGGCATCATCGTGCGCACCGCCGGGGAAGGCAAAAAAGCGCGCTACTTCATCCGTGACCTCCATATCCTGCTCAAGCGCTGGGAGGTCATCCAACAGCGCATCGAAGCCAGCAAAAAGCCCACCTGCCTCTACGTGGAGCCGGACATCGTGGGCCGCACCGTGCGCGACTTCCTGACCGAGGAGATCGACCGGGTGATGGTCGATAAGAAGGACGACTACGATAACATCATCGAGGAAGTGACCCGGATCTCGCCGCGCTCGAAGTCAAAGATCCACCGCTTCGCCGAAGACATCCCGGTCTTTGAACGCTTCAACATCGAGCGCCAGATCGAGCAGACTTTTATGCGCTGCGTGCCCCTGCCCAGCGGTGGTGAGATCGTGATCGAAGAAACCGAAGCACTCATCTCGATCGACGTGAATACCGGCTCGCATAAGAACAAGAGCAAGGACGGTAAAGATTTCATCCTTCAGGTGAACCTGGAAGCGGCCACCGAGATCGCCCGCCAGATCCGCCTGCGTAATATCGGCGGCCTGATCATCCTCGACTTCATCGACATGAAGGCGAAGAAGGACCGTAATGCGGTTTACAACCGCATGAAGCGGGAAATGGCCGGTGATAAAGCTAAGAACCATATTCTTCAGATTTCCACGCTTGGCATCATGCAGATGACCCGCCAGCGCCACTCGGAGAGCCACTCCAGCGGCGTGTATACCGATTGCCCTTACTGCAACGGCCGCGGTTCGGTGAAGTCGTCCCGCACCATGAGTGTGGAGATTCAACGCCGTCTGATCAGCGTGATCCGGCACATGCGGGCTAAGGACGGGCACGACAAGGAGATCAGCCTCCGCGTGCTGCTGCACCCCACCAACCTGGACCGCCTGCGCCACGAGGACGAAGACCTGCTTCTGGAAATCGAACAGAGCTACGGCGCACACCTTTCCTTCCGTGCCGACCCCATCTACCACGTCGAGAACTTCAAGATCATCGACGTGGAGACCGGACAGGAGCAACGCTAA